The Pungitius pungitius chromosome 10, fPunPun2.1, whole genome shotgun sequence genome has a window encoding:
- the LOC119229302 gene encoding lactase/phlorizin hydrolase, with amino-acid sequence MKHPLGIAFMFVFCMCGGRSSEVTGEEDFMLVGGPLEKPLERSSGNTVTKTFDCTHPIPAGSKQIFENLKNRGVTHFKVPLSWAQLLPTGLPSRPQQAVVTCFQTLLRQLREVGLQPLVVLHGSTVPETLRSQYGGWESQQLVQMFQWYAEFSFKEFGALADAWVTLSDLDGVWHDGQPAGAPGPLQNVLQLNKNIYQIYHQQFPDKERRLSIGLRASDAAILPQIKGSSPTDFLSVHIEYNCASASNFAQELSGLQMLNVELPILIFEVTVHNCPDSQYQLLGTFLQALMNKNNLNIMGCDMMDMFGKLDMEDVSTSLGISDYKRMKTFSNSYQSVWQKFQAQTATERDLFLNESFPPGFQWATSSESFKVEGGWSEGGKGETIWDRFGRDGLANANQTADLACDSYNKVDYDVYLLRGLHVNNYQFSISWARIFPSGHRGSQSEKGPLYYDKLINTLIESDIQPVVTLYHWDLPQTLQDYGGWTNASIVEAFKDYADFCFSMFGDRVKTWNTFSSPWVVSHAGYGTGDHPPGVKDYVVASYQATHNMIKSHAEAWHIYNDKYRKAQGGKVGIALNSDWAEPMDPSKPEDIAAADRYLQFMLGWFAHPIFVNGDYPSRLKTQIEQKIYECPLSEPARLPIFTAEESQRIHGTADFLGLNHYTARLVNKSVGGCTPGPSGVGDFQSHVDPLWSSTASDWIYSTPWGLRRLLNYISTEYLNVSKVPIYITGNGMPTEHSGDTLNDTDRIEYTKSYMNEALKAILIDGVDVQRFTVQSLMDGFEGPQGYSQRFGLHQVNFEDPDTPRTPKQSAYFYSQVVKQNGFGTHKGHGFKGSEMQLNRRPKALSPSEVPSKSKVIWEEFSNQSEFQRKVYHYGTFPQGFIWGVSSSAYQIEGGWNADGKGPSVWDTFTQKPGSIPANANGDVACDSYHRLEEDLYMLRALRVKSYKFSLSWSRIFPDGRLTSLNQNGVDYYNRLIDGLLAYNITPMVTLYHWDLPQALQVLGGWEDVEMINIFNDFSDFCFATFGDRVKFWMTFNQPHTIAWLGYGLGQIPPNVKNPGIAPYRVAHNLIKAHAKVYHTYDDKYRKSQSGLVSIALNADWIEPKDVHVPREVEAADRALQFQLGWFAHPIFKNGDYPDAMKWQVGNKSELQGLSETRLPVFSDEEKTSIKGTADMFCVNHYTTKIVRHVTARLTPPSYEYDRDLSEADETGSPTTAISNQRAVAWGLRRFLNWIKEEYGDPEIYITENGVATESKTTWEDSARVFYFKTYIDEALKAHDLDGVKIKGYITSLMDSFEWLNGYKVGFGLHHVDFTNPNRPRTPKYSAHFYFQVIKDNGFPTPDDEKLIYGHFQKDFIWSTATASYQIEGGWRADGKGLSIWDKFAHTPLRVFNDDNGDIACNSYNKVEEDVAILKQLRVTHYRFSISWPRVLPDGTTKHINEAGLNYYHRLVDALLAANIQPHITLYHWDLPQALQDIGGWENETIIGKYRDYADLIFSRLGPKVKFWITINEPYNIANVGHGYGAAAPGISFRPGTLPYIVGHTLLKAHAEAWHLYNEKYRAKQKGIISITINSDWSEPRNPYKQEDIDAARRVVQFYIGWFAHPVFNGDYSNMMKTIIRERSLAAGLLKSRLPEFTPDEIKRIKGTYDYFGFNHYTTVLAFPVNYGNLQHYDADRGAGTIADRTWLDSGSSWLKVSPFGFRRILNFIKKEYGNPPIIITENGMSERGPINLNDIHRSYYYEKYINQLLKAYLLDNVDIRGYTAWSLMDNLEWATGFSERFGLFYVNFSDPKLPRVAKTSVTLYSTIINCNGFPDPALGPHECSSKVPEATSAPITPAPSNNSVNFLGMKLSTNDAEIGLTTTFALLIAAAVGAICTSFFLFKAKKHSKEKPDNGFMESKF; translated from the exons ATGAAGCACCCTTTGGGGATTgcgtttatgtttgttttttgcatgtgtggTGGCCGAAGCAGTGAGGTGACCGGAGAAGAGGACTTTATGCTTGTTGGAGGACCTCTGGAAAAACCGCTGGAGAGAAGTTCAGGCAATACGGTGACCAAAACGTTCGACTGTACTCATCCTATACCTGCAGGTTCCAAACAGATCTTTGAGAACCTCAAGAACAGAGGGGTGACCCACTTCAAAGTGCCGCTGTCCTGGGCTCAACTACTACCTACAGGCCTGCCAAGCCGACCCCAGCAGGCTGTGGTTACCTGCTTCCAGACCCTTCTGAGGCAGCTGCGGGAGGTGGGCCTTCAGCCTCTGGTGGTACTTCATGGATCCACAGTGCCAGAGACTCTGAGATCGCAGTATGGAGGCTGGGAGAGTCAGCAGCTAGTCCAGATGTTCCAGTGGTATGCAGAGTTTTCCTTTAAAGAGTTTGGAGCACTGGCAGACGCGTGGGTGACATTGAGTGACTTGGATGGCGTTTGGCATGACGGGCAGCCCGCGGGTGCTCCGGGTCCCCTGCAAAATGTCCTCCAGCTCAACAAGAACATTTACCAGATCTATCACCAACAGTTTCCTGACAAAG AGAGACGTCTGTCAATTGGACTGAGAGCTAGTGATGCTGCAATTCTTCCCCAGATCAAAGGTTCATCTCCA ACTGATTTCCTGTCAGTGCACATTGAGTACAACTGTGCCTCCGCATCCAACTTTGCACAAGAGCTGAGCGGCTTGCAG ATGTTGAATGTGGAGCTGCCCATCCTGATATTCGAGGTGACGGTTCACAATTGTCCCGACAGTCAATACCAGCTCCTTGGCACTTTCTTACAAG CCTTAATGAACAAAAATAACCTGAATATTATGGGATGTGACATGATGGATATGTTTGGTAAGCTGGACATGGAGGACGTCTCAACCAG TCTTGGTATTTCAGACtacaaaagaatgaaaacattttcaaacagtTATCAGAGTGTGTGGCAGAAGTTTCAGGCCCAGACCGCCACAGAGCGAGACCTTTTCCTCAATGAATCGTTCCCCCCAGGCTTCCAATGGGCTACCTCCAGTGAGTCCTTCAAGGTTGAGGGAGGCTGGTCAgaaggagggaaaggagagacCATTTGGGACCGTTTTGGTCGTGATGGCCTAGCCAATGCAAATCAGACAGCTGATCTAGCTTGTGACAGTTACAACAAGGTGGATTATGATGTCTACCTCCTGCGAGGTCTCCATGTCAACAACTACCAGTTTTCCATCTCTTGGGCACGTATTTTTCCCTCAGGCCACCGGGGAAGCCAATCAGAGAAAGGGCCTCTCTACTATGACAAGCTGATCAACACTCTCATTGAGTCTGACATTCAACCTGTTGTCACCCTCTACCACTGGGATCTGCCTCAGACACTGCAGGACTATGGCGGATGGACCAACGCTTCCATTGTTGAAGCCTTTAAAGACTATGCAGACTTCTGTTTCTCAATGTTTGGAGACAGGGTCAAGACCTGGAACACATTCAGTAGCCCCTGGGTGGTAAGCCATGCTGGCTATGGCACTGGTGATCATCCCCCTGGAGTCAAGGATTATGTGGTTGCTTCCTATCAG GCCACGCATAATATGATTAAGTCTCATGCTGAGGCTTGGCATATATACAATGACAAGTACAGGAAGGCGCAAGGAGGGAAAGTGGGCATTGCATTGAACTCTGACTGGGCTGAGCCCATGGACCCCTCCAAACCTGAAGACATAGCGGCTGCAGATCGCTACTTGCAGTTCATGCTGGGCTGGTTTGCACATCCTATATTTGTAAATGGAGATTATCCTTCAAGACTTAAGACTCAGATTGAACAGAAAATATATGAGTGTCCTCTCTCTGAACCTGCAAGACTTCCAATTTTCACTGCTGAGGAGAGCCAGAGGATACATGGGACAGCAGACTTCTTGGGATTAAACCACTATACCGCCCGGTTGGTCAACAAAAGTGTTGGTGGCTGCACCCCTGGTCCTTCAGGGGTTGGGGACTTCCAGTCCCATGTGGATCCGTTATGGTCCTCTACAGCTTCTGACTGGATCTATTCTACACCTTGGGGTCTCAGAAGGCTCCTTAACTACATTTCTACAGAATATCTAAATGTTTCCAAAGTGCCAATTTACATCACTGGCAATGGTATGCCTACTGAGCACAGTGGGGACACTCTCAATGACACTGATCGAATAGAGTACACGAAGAGCTACATGAATGAAGCCCTGAAAG CAATATTGATAGATGGAGTGGATGTTCAGCGTTTCACAGTGCAGTCACTCATGGATGGATTTGAGGGGCCGCAAGGTTACAGCCAAAGATTTGGTCTTCACCAGGTCAACTTTGAAGATCCAGACACACCAAGAACCCCAAAGCAATCTGCATATTTCTACTCTCAAGTTGTCAAGCAAAATGGATTTGGTACACATAAAGGGCATGGTTTTAAAGGATCAGAAATGCAACTCAACCGGCGTCCAAAAGCCTTATCACCCTCTGAGGTTCCCTCTAAATCCAAGGTTATCTGGGAGGAATTTTCAAACCAGTCAGAATTTCAGAGAAAAGTGTACCACTATGGCACTTTCCCTCAAGGCTTCATTTGGGGGGTTTCATCTTCAGCTTACCAGATTGAAGGTGGCTGGAATGCTGATGGGAAGGGGCCCAGCGTCTGGGATACATTCACCCAAAAACCAGGCAGTATCCCTGCAAATGCCAATGGAGATGTGGCCTGTGACAGCTACCACAGACTCGAAGAGGATTTATACATGCTGCGAGCTCTAAGGGTGAAGTCATACAAATTCTCTTTGTCCTGGTCTAGGATCTTTCCAGATGGCCGGCTTACCTCCCTGAACCAGAACGGTGTTGACTACTACAACAGATTGATTGATGGCCTCTTAGCATATAACATCACTCCCATGGTGACTCTCTATCACTGGGACCTTCCGCAAGCTTTGCAAGTCCTTGGTGGCTGGGAAGATGTAGAGatgattaatatttttaatgacTTTAGTGACTTCTGCTTTGCCACGTTTGGAGACAGAGTAAAATTTTGGATGACCttcaaccagccccacacaattGCATGGTTGGGATATGGACTTGGACAGATCCCACCAAATGTTAAGAATCCAGGAATTGCACCATACAGAGTTGCACACAACCTTATAAAGGCACACGCCAAAGTTTACCACACATATGACGATAAGTATCGCAAATCCCAAAGTGGTCTAGTCTCCATAGCCCTCAATGCTGATTGGATTGAGCCTAAAGATGTCCATGTTCCCCGTGAGGTGGAGGCCGCTGACCGCGCTCTGCAGTTTCAACTAGGTTGGTTTGCACACCCAATTTTCAAGAATGGTGACTATCCAGATGCAATGAAGTGGCAAGTTGGAAACAAAAGTGAACTCCAAGGCCTGTCAGAGACAAGACTACCTGTATTCTCTGACGAAGAAAAGACCTCCATCAAAGGAACTGCTGATATGTTCTGTGTAAATCACTACACTACAAAGATAGTACGACATGTTACTGCTCGACTTACCCCTCCATCCTATGAATATGACCGGGACTTGTCAGAAGCAGATGAAACGGGTTCACCAACTACAGCCATCAGTAATCAGAGAGCTGTAGCATGGGGCTTGAGAAGATTCCTCAACTGGATCAAAGAGGAGTATGGAGATCCAGAGATTTACATTACTGAGAATGGAGTAGCTACAGAATCAAAGACAACGTGGGAAGACTCTGCAAGAGTATTTTACTTCAAAACCTACATTGATGAAGCTCTCAAAG CGCATGACCTTGACGGTGTGAAGATCAAAGGATACATAACATCGCTAATGGATTCTTTTGAGTGGCTTAATGGGTACAAAGTTGGATTTGGGCTGCACCATGTGGACTTCACTAACCCAAACCGGCCACGGACTCCAAAGTACTCAGCCCATTTCTACTTCCAAGTTATAAAGGACAATGGTTTCCCTACACCAGATGATGAAAAGCTGATTTATGGACATTTCCAAAAGGATTTCATTTGGAGTACTGCTACGGCATCATACCAG ATTGAAGGAGGATGGAGAGCAGATGGAAAAGGTCTTAGCATCTGGGACAAGTTTGCTCACACGCCTCTTCGAGTGTTCAATGATGACAATGGTGACATAGCCTGCAACAGTTACAATAAAGTAGAAGAGGATGTTGCTATATTGAAGCAACTTCGGGTGACCCATTATCGCTTCTCCATATCCTGGCCAAGGGTTCTTCCTGATGGCACCACAAAGCACATCAATGAGGCTGGACTGAACTACTACCACAGACTGGTAGATGCGCTACTTGCTGCAAACATCCAACCTCAT ATTACTCTCTACCACTGGGACCTCCCACAAGCTTTGCAAGACATTGGGGGCTGGGAAAATGAGACTATTATTGGTAAATACAGGGATTACGCTGACCTCATCTTCAGCCGTCTTGGCCCTAAAGTGAAATTTTGGATCACCATTAACGAGCCATACAATATAGCCAATGTGGGTCATGGCTACGGGGCAGCAGCACCAG GAATAAGTTTTCGACCAGGCACTCTGCCCTACATTGTGGGTCACACACTCCTCAAAGCACACGCTGAGGCCTGGCATCTCTACAATGAGAAGTACCGAGCCAAACAGAAGGGAATTATCTCCATCACCATCAACTCTGACTGGTCAGAGCCCAGAAATCCCTATAAGCAAGAGGACATTGATGCTGCAAGACGTGTGGTGCAG TTCTACATTGGCTGGTTTGCCCATCCCGTCTTTAACGGAGATTACAGCAACATGATGAAGACAATCATTCGAGAGAGAAGCCTCGCTGCTGGTCTGCTAAAATCTcg GCTGCCTGAGTTCACGCCAGATGAGATTAAGAGGATTAAGGGCACCTATGATTATTTTGGGTTCAACCATTACACCACTGTTCTGGCGTTCCCTGTGAACTATGGAAACCTTCAGCACTATGATGCTGATAG AGGGGCAGGAACGATTGCTGATCGTACCTGGCTGGATTCTGGCTCATCTTGGTTGAAGGTCTCACCGTTTGGATTTCGAAGGATATTGAACTTTATTAAGAAGGAGTATGGAAATCCACCTATTATCATCACAGAAAACGGCATGTCAGAGCGAGGGCCGATCAACCTTAACGATATTCATCGGAGCTACTACTATGAAAAGTACATCAACCAGCTGCTGAAAG CTTATCTGCTTGATAACGTGGATATCCGGGGTTACACAGCTTGGTCCCTGATGGACAACCTAGAGTGGGCTACTGGCTTTTCAGAAAGATTTGGCCTGTTCTATGTCAATTTCTCAGACCCTAAATTGCCTCGTGTGGCCAAGACTTCTGTGACCCTCTACTCCACCATCATCAACTGCAACGGATTCCCAGACCCCGCCTTGGGACCCCATGAGTGTTCCAGTAAAGTGCCTGAAG CAACGAGTGCACCTATCACACCTGCTCCCTCTAACAACTCTGTGAACTTCCTGGGAATGAAGCTGTCCACCAATGATGCCGAGATCGGACTTACAACCACGTTTGCTCTCCTAATTGCTGCAGCGGTTGGAGCTATttgtacatctttttttttgtttaaggcAAAGAAACATTCCAAGGAAAAACCTGATAATGGATTTATGGAATCAAAGTTCTGA